The following proteins are encoded in a genomic region of Lentisphaera araneosa HTCC2155:
- a CDS encoding DUF262 domain-containing protein — MSDLVYSIENIFSTEAREGALGQKDAEKYYIAPYQRGYKWGATNPNDAVWLLISDINDAFTGDEEEYYLQYITVKNNELDGVRVLEVIDGQQRLTTLTLLFAVIGHLLKDPKPAISAHKLKYGVRDKVDDFLGHYIYSDIDRLLETSWEELIEKHPEYNLQDIFYMYNAVQCIKNRLSEHESLLEFHQFLNERVMLIFNVIEKGNLASEKVFSNLNTNKVELTSTELVKGLLLTRAGREKGTDKNDRHFKEILELRSTMGRQWDEIENWSESADIRTFYFSKYSEPMEGIITLLAYAFKYTPEKSKNKYSLFNFFQAQIKREGISAQTFFNKLRQIYHLLKDWYESPKIHNMLGYILFHKGAQFSLSSLIPLMEIDKIALQKKLSQQILQVMDFDVSDLSYGEENTRIHQVLLFINVFATDTQFNFTELEDRKWSLEHIFPQNPDFLPTKLAHRDLELLNKLLPSDWEARVRSKLTLEFAEDIAENKITELASKINSDSCELTNEEKGLVYYSINKVKLNSIGNMALLSGSDNSSNSNGLFDAKRHNIVDLISRGSFVPKHTYDVFAKLLSQEMESDLTIWSEKDIDAHESWMIKRIEEIKGDMVK, encoded by the coding sequence ATGAGTGATTTAGTCTATAGCATTGAGAATATTTTTAGTACTGAAGCCCGTGAAGGAGCCTTGGGGCAAAAAGATGCCGAGAAATATTATATCGCGCCCTATCAAAGAGGTTATAAATGGGGGGCAACAAACCCCAATGACGCGGTGTGGTTGCTGATAAGCGATATTAATGATGCATTTACTGGTGATGAGGAAGAGTATTATTTACAATACATAACAGTAAAGAACAATGAGCTTGATGGAGTACGCGTTCTCGAAGTTATTGACGGACAACAACGCCTGACAACACTCACCTTGTTATTTGCTGTTATTGGCCATCTGCTAAAAGATCCCAAGCCCGCAATTAGTGCACATAAACTCAAGTATGGTGTTCGCGATAAAGTTGATGATTTTTTAGGGCATTATATTTACAGTGATATAGATCGTTTACTTGAGACAAGTTGGGAAGAACTTATCGAAAAGCATCCTGAGTATAACCTTCAGGATATTTTTTATATGTACAATGCCGTTCAGTGTATCAAGAATCGTTTATCTGAGCATGAATCCCTGTTGGAGTTCCATCAGTTTCTAAATGAACGAGTGATGCTTATCTTCAATGTTATTGAAAAGGGTAATCTCGCTAGTGAAAAAGTCTTTAGTAATTTAAATACGAATAAGGTGGAATTGACGAGTACGGAGCTCGTGAAAGGCTTGCTTCTAACTCGCGCTGGACGGGAAAAAGGTACGGATAAAAACGATCGCCACTTTAAAGAGATTCTCGAACTGCGCTCTACCATGGGGCGGCAGTGGGATGAAATAGAAAATTGGTCTGAATCAGCAGATATCAGAACGTTTTATTTCTCTAAATACTCAGAGCCTATGGAGGGGATAATTACCTTGTTAGCTTATGCCTTTAAGTATACCCCTGAAAAATCTAAAAATAAATACTCTCTATTTAATTTCTTTCAGGCACAAATTAAACGTGAAGGTATTTCTGCTCAAACTTTTTTTAATAAGTTAAGACAGATTTATCATTTACTTAAAGACTGGTATGAATCACCAAAGATTCATAATATGCTGGGGTACATTTTATTTCATAAAGGAGCCCAGTTTTCTTTGAGTTCCCTGATCCCTTTAATGGAGATTGATAAGATAGCTCTTCAAAAAAAGTTAAGTCAACAAATTCTTCAGGTCATGGACTTTGATGTAAGTGATTTGAGTTATGGAGAAGAGAATACTCGTATTCATCAAGTACTTCTTTTTATTAACGTTTTTGCTACCGATACTCAATTTAACTTCACAGAGCTTGAAGACCGCAAATGGTCATTGGAGCATATTTTCCCTCAAAATCCGGATTTTCTACCGACTAAATTAGCGCATCGAGATTTAGAGTTGCTCAATAAATTACTCCCATCAGATTGGGAAGCTAGGGTTCGTAGCAAATTGACTCTTGAGTTTGCAGAGGATATTGCAGAAAACAAAATTACAGAACTCGCAAGTAAGATCAATAGTGATTCCTGTGAATTAACGAATGAAGAAAAAGGGCTTGTTTATTATTCTATTAATAAAGTAAAACTGAATTCCATCGGCAATATGGCGCTGCTTTCAGGCAGTGATAATAGCTCTAATAGCAATGGTTTATTTGATGCGAAAAGACACAACATAGTCGACTTGATAAGTAGAGGTAGCTTTGTCCCCAAGCATACTTACGATGTATTCGCAAAACTCCTGTCGCAAGAAATGGAAAGCGACTTAACGATTTGGTCTGAAAAAGATATTGATGCGCACGAATCCTGGATGATTAAGCGTATAGAGGAAATCAAAGGAGATATGGTAAAATGA
- a CDS encoding helicase-related protein translates to MSKMLVEGARIGTRGEDFLITKVNDNFDGTYLIDAEGISELVKGKSFKFDTNIDKDIEVLDPAKTTLVADTDYGYRKTKLFLETQLRHSTNYSEKITIAHKAAFNNADYQFDPTIKAFRLPRPRMLIADGVGLGKTIEVGIFLSEMMKRGKGKRIMVLALKSVLGQFQQEIWNRFAIPLVRLDSQGIAQIKSELPANKNPFEYYDKTIVSIDTLKNNAKFRHHIEKSKWDIIVIDECHTVSNSSSQRGSLAQFLATRCESLILTSATPHNGKKESFANLINMIEPTAIPKNGEYSQEEVDPYYVRRFKQDILDEEVKSNFQEREIVPIHAELYQEEEDFLEVQQKIKISALESLEKTTEDLWGNKDFVGKKDFLFSIGLFKGYMSSPSAALSSLKKRVAKIEARQAENNLAENNTELLNDLIEKIEVIVNDKKDAKYDAFKNELIKLKWSGRKKDERIVVFAERIDTIGYLEKRLQEDFNVADKAVQVFHGGQTDTEQQAIIDDFGKKDSDIRVLITSDAGSQGVNLHFYCNRMFNYDIPWSLITLEQRNGRIDRYGQSKTPYIYYMIAKSDLDGLKTDLHIIENLTKKEEEVYRTLGDAGAVMKLYDTNSEEDKVKEAMADSNEDFFEDFDTDSLFGEAETDKTDSCVDPEPIQEERSLYGNDSSYYQDLIDQLKADQLLETTDAEFVDKNYLEIKNTKELHRVLFDLPKQAKPKLNEIYRLSLSKDTVQDSIEEARKKKGEWAKFQMLYDLHPVIKYLMTKLEASVDKDVALVAKIKDLPENTAYFVIHGQVANNVGQAVISDFFVVPMRLDGGMASQPITLHEFMEEFNVSNELLTQSIEEEDINKLTKLLPDAIDFGTQMYMHQKQQLKQVEMEKKSAVYEEKLKHWEKDANDQLLLDFEDKPKTGFIKRKLEDRELEIKTILEKSSQYFKDLTSLNQDAYLKVISVFYKEQ, encoded by the coding sequence ATGAGTAAGATGTTAGTGGAAGGTGCTAGGATCGGCACCAGAGGAGAAGATTTCCTCATTACAAAAGTGAATGACAATTTTGATGGAACCTACCTGATTGATGCCGAGGGTATTAGTGAATTGGTCAAAGGCAAGAGCTTTAAGTTTGATACAAATATCGATAAGGATATCGAAGTTTTGGATCCGGCCAAAACCACTTTGGTGGCAGATACGGATTACGGCTACCGCAAGACTAAGCTCTTTCTCGAAACGCAGTTGCGTCATTCTACCAACTACTCAGAGAAAATCACCATAGCTCACAAAGCAGCTTTCAATAATGCTGATTATCAATTTGATCCTACGATCAAAGCTTTCCGCCTTCCGCGTCCTCGCATGCTCATTGCCGATGGTGTGGGCTTGGGGAAAACCATCGAAGTGGGTATTTTTCTCTCAGAGATGATGAAGCGTGGCAAAGGCAAACGCATCATGGTTCTCGCACTTAAGTCTGTACTCGGTCAGTTCCAACAGGAAATCTGGAATCGCTTTGCTATTCCACTCGTGCGCTTGGACTCACAGGGCATTGCTCAAATTAAGTCAGAGCTTCCGGCAAACAAAAATCCTTTCGAATACTACGACAAAACTATTGTCTCCATCGATACTCTGAAAAACAATGCTAAATTCCGTCACCATATCGAAAAGTCTAAGTGGGATATCATCGTAATCGATGAATGTCACACGGTTTCCAATAGCTCAAGTCAACGCGGAAGCCTGGCGCAGTTTTTAGCCACACGCTGTGAATCATTGATTTTAACGTCGGCGACTCCTCACAACGGTAAAAAAGAATCATTTGCCAATTTAATCAACATGATCGAACCAACGGCTATACCAAAGAATGGTGAATATAGTCAAGAAGAAGTTGATCCTTATTACGTTCGTCGATTCAAGCAGGATATTCTCGACGAAGAAGTGAAGTCCAATTTCCAGGAACGGGAAATCGTTCCCATCCACGCTGAGTTGTATCAAGAGGAAGAAGACTTTCTAGAAGTTCAGCAGAAGATCAAAATTAGCGCTCTGGAGAGCCTTGAAAAAACAACCGAAGATTTATGGGGTAATAAAGACTTCGTTGGTAAGAAGGATTTCCTCTTCTCCATCGGTTTGTTCAAGGGTTACATGTCCTCTCCCTCAGCCGCGCTAAGCAGTCTCAAAAAACGTGTTGCCAAGATTGAGGCACGACAAGCCGAGAATAACTTAGCCGAGAATAATACCGAGCTCCTGAATGACTTAATTGAAAAAATTGAAGTCATTGTCAATGATAAAAAAGATGCGAAGTATGATGCTTTCAAAAATGAACTCATTAAGCTTAAATGGAGCGGACGTAAAAAAGATGAACGCATCGTTGTCTTTGCAGAACGTATTGATACCATTGGCTACCTAGAGAAGCGTCTACAGGAAGACTTCAACGTTGCAGATAAAGCCGTTCAGGTTTTTCATGGTGGTCAGACAGACACAGAGCAGCAAGCTATTATCGACGACTTTGGTAAAAAGGACTCGGACATTCGCGTGCTCATTACTTCCGATGCGGGTTCTCAAGGTGTGAACCTTCACTTCTATTGTAATCGCATGTTCAATTACGATATCCCTTGGTCACTCATTACACTTGAACAGCGCAATGGTCGTATTGACCGTTATGGCCAGAGCAAGACTCCCTACATCTACTACATGATTGCCAAATCTGATTTAGACGGCCTCAAAACAGACCTTCACATTATCGAAAATCTCACCAAAAAGGAAGAAGAAGTCTACAGGACTCTTGGTGATGCCGGTGCCGTTATGAAGCTCTATGATACGAATTCTGAAGAAGATAAAGTCAAAGAAGCCATGGCCGATAGCAACGAAGACTTCTTTGAGGATTTTGATACGGACTCTCTCTTTGGTGAAGCCGAAACCGATAAAACTGATTCCTGTGTTGACCCTGAGCCCATTCAGGAAGAACGTTCACTTTACGGTAACGACTCCAGCTATTATCAAGATCTCATTGATCAACTCAAAGCTGATCAACTACTCGAAACTACCGACGCTGAGTTTGTCGATAAAAACTACCTTGAAATCAAAAACACCAAGGAACTGCATCGCGTCCTCTTTGACCTCCCCAAGCAGGCCAAGCCTAAGCTTAATGAGATCTACCGACTTTCACTGAGCAAAGATACAGTACAAGATTCGATCGAGGAAGCTCGTAAAAAGAAAGGTGAATGGGCGAAATTCCAAATGCTCTATGATCTTCATCCCGTTATCAAATACCTCATGACCAAACTGGAAGCTAGTGTGGACAAGGATGTCGCCCTGGTAGCCAAGATTAAAGACTTGCCAGAGAATACCGCTTATTTTGTTATCCATGGCCAAGTGGCTAATAATGTCGGCCAGGCAGTGATCTCAGACTTTTTTGTTGTTCCCATGCGTCTCGATGGCGGCATGGCCTCACAGCCCATCACTCTGCACGAGTTCATGGAAGAATTTAATGTCAGTAATGAACTCTTAACTCAATCCATCGAAGAAGAAGATATCAACAAGCTCACCAAGCTACTACCTGATGCCATAGATTTTGGAACGCAGATGTACATGCATCAGAAGCAACAGCTCAAACAAGTGGAAATGGAAAAGAAGTCAGCGGTTTATGAAGAGAAACTAAAGCATTGGGAAAAAGACGCCAACGATCAGCTCCTATTGGATTTCGAAGACAAGCCCAAGACCGGCTTTATCAAAAGAAAACTCGAAGACCGAGAGCTGGAAATTAAAACCATACTTGAGAAATCCAGTCAGTACTTCAAGGATTTGACCTCACTCAACCAAGATGCCTACCTCAAGGTCATCTCAGTCTTCTACAAGGAGCAATAG
- a CDS encoding Eco57I restriction-modification methylase domain-containing protein, translated as MMKFINNVGDYFSANYFDDDFTKEVVKKTGYSPEDLKNVQKRISALKDKYFRYKQTVLEGRLRTKDKVTESHKFHKDILNALGYDGEKTDYSQLLHVDEKTVLPVRNTLYRDTQPHLMIMEMHSLIKEGDEEPDGLFEQQYHIDESETTQVPPQKYHRSQWSNVFEVPEGVHISPMVINKAVSRLFLLDAHRRPKYILLCAGNIYYLLEQEKWFRGSYLEFDLESLFDEALIKRDYYSLFYTLLAKETLAPQSEIVLMDQLDEESHKKAYEVTKDLKEGVIHAVETIANEAVYYKREQGEDLSDLNADTLKNECLTYVYRLLFLFYAESRQDLDILPADDEIYLHGYSLEMLRDLEQTPLNTASSQNGFFFHESLSQLFSLLSSGYREHDRANKSFKIRHLDSPLFNDSTMEMLPQVKLRNVIWQDIICQLSLSKQQRGKSRGRISYANLGINQLGSVYESLLAFRGFFAETDTIEVHRKRKNNETSRKVADSDGSYLVPRSRIDDFDAKEVYRDEHDEVKIIPQGTFIYRLSGRDRQKSASYYTPEVLTQCTVKYTLKPILERLQKGEIKAEELLELKILEPAMGAAAFHNEVINQLAEAYLQYRQQELKESKRGAWRVEPDKYQEELQKVKAYIALNNVYGVDLNPTAVELGKLSLWLNVIHKDMQTPFFGHRLGTGNAVVGSWLKVYRESEIKEEFPTTGTPAARKKPIKKEWWDTEPKHLSFSGKGIRRREDQIYHFLLPDKGMVPSAGIKLLKAEYKDECTKVTDWKKEFIKPLDADELVKVKKISAKIDALLEKHYEHQQRINGLTSGKLTVFGIDAPELGLENYAEKERLAAQRLEEDAPYLKLKLIMDYWCSLWFWDVRDANNLPRRQQWYEDLMSIINHDNRDDEGKSLLNNYRLKQVTSYTQNYRFFHYQLEFIEVFRERNGFDVAVGNPPWLKVTFEEKGLMSETFPELEIRKTTAPQARKMQQEFLGLGKQKKSYYEEVIEIESSAAFMNGVQNYPLLKGQQTNLYKCILENGFHWISQSGFLGLVHPEGIYDDPKGLPLRKEVYQRLMYHFQFKNSLMLFSEIRDQKLYSINIYKGKCSSVNFCSINNLFHPVSIDLSFVHDGKGECPALKVFDKTTQKYIWDLRGHKDRIVFFNKETLAVISQMLENSNQWETTKLPSLHSSKVLQVAAKISHYPTRLSNAECVIREGWHETNDVDKGLISRNTKNPDYQKYEMIYSGPHIFTSTSFYKTPRAQCTEKGHYDVVDLCCIDKNYLPRTNYIPLTPISKLKEMIVFDKKPWVDFYKLAFRKMLNHTADRTLNGALIPSKSTHVNGVVSIVFKNPNELVESFGISCSILNDFIVKATGSSNLTESKIKFFPFGVPYLYKNELVSRSLLLSCLTTQYTDLVKGLNHEYGPVKWSKNDARLQFREIFSSESFIENALRVPFERRQALLEIDVIVAMAMGLNLNELLTLYKIEFPKFKEYDSDTIYDSKGQIVYTPNNQGLVGVGVDSSSVSELLLLKKGETYEHTIEKSELYLGKKVIYHAPFDKCDRVEDYKTAWTHFEKVFGEADE; from the coding sequence ATGATGAAATTTATAAATAATGTCGGCGACTACTTCTCTGCCAACTACTTTGACGATGACTTCACTAAAGAAGTCGTCAAGAAAACAGGTTACTCCCCGGAAGATCTAAAAAATGTTCAAAAGCGAATATCTGCACTCAAGGATAAGTACTTCCGCTATAAGCAAACAGTGCTTGAAGGCCGCTTGCGTACTAAAGATAAAGTCACTGAGAGTCACAAGTTTCATAAAGATATCTTAAATGCTCTCGGCTATGACGGTGAGAAAACCGACTACAGCCAACTTCTTCATGTTGATGAAAAGACCGTACTCCCCGTGCGCAACACACTGTATCGCGACACTCAGCCGCACCTCATGATTATGGAAATGCATTCACTGATCAAAGAAGGTGATGAAGAGCCCGATGGGCTCTTCGAACAGCAGTACCATATCGATGAATCCGAAACAACTCAAGTACCACCGCAGAAGTACCACCGCTCTCAGTGGTCCAATGTTTTTGAAGTTCCTGAAGGTGTGCATATTTCTCCCATGGTGATTAATAAAGCCGTCTCCCGCCTCTTCCTGCTGGATGCACACCGTCGCCCCAAATACATCTTGCTCTGTGCGGGTAATATTTATTACCTACTTGAACAGGAGAAATGGTTCCGTGGCAGTTACCTAGAATTTGATTTGGAATCACTCTTTGACGAAGCCTTGATCAAGCGTGACTACTACAGTCTTTTCTACACACTGCTAGCGAAAGAAACTCTGGCACCTCAGTCTGAAATCGTGCTTATGGATCAGCTCGATGAAGAGAGCCATAAAAAAGCTTATGAAGTGACCAAGGATCTCAAAGAAGGGGTTATTCATGCGGTTGAGACCATTGCCAACGAAGCGGTTTATTATAAACGTGAACAAGGTGAGGACTTAAGTGATCTCAATGCCGACACGTTGAAAAATGAATGCCTGACTTACGTTTATCGACTACTCTTCCTTTTTTACGCAGAATCGCGCCAGGATCTTGATATCCTTCCCGCCGATGATGAGATCTACCTGCATGGTTACTCACTTGAAATGCTGCGTGACCTCGAGCAGACGCCGCTCAATACCGCCAGTAGTCAGAACGGCTTTTTCTTTCATGAATCACTGAGCCAGCTCTTTTCTTTGCTGAGCAGTGGTTACCGCGAACACGATCGTGCTAACAAAAGTTTCAAAATCCGTCACTTGGATTCCCCTTTATTTAATGACTCGACCATGGAGATGCTACCTCAGGTCAAATTAAGAAATGTGATCTGGCAGGATATCATTTGTCAGCTTTCTCTGTCTAAACAACAACGGGGTAAATCTCGCGGAAGAATTTCTTATGCCAATCTGGGTATTAACCAACTGGGTAGTGTTTACGAAAGCCTGTTGGCCTTCCGTGGTTTTTTTGCCGAGACCGATACCATCGAGGTTCACCGCAAGCGCAAGAATAACGAGACTTCCCGTAAAGTCGCAGACAGCGATGGATCTTACTTGGTTCCTCGTAGTCGTATCGATGACTTTGATGCTAAAGAAGTGTATCGCGATGAACATGATGAAGTCAAGATCATACCTCAGGGAACTTTCATCTACCGCTTGAGTGGTCGAGATCGCCAAAAGTCAGCATCCTATTACACGCCTGAAGTTTTGACGCAGTGCACGGTGAAATACACCCTCAAGCCGATTCTTGAACGTCTGCAAAAAGGCGAAATCAAAGCCGAAGAATTGCTGGAATTAAAGATTCTCGAACCAGCCATGGGGGCGGCAGCTTTCCACAATGAGGTTATTAATCAATTGGCAGAAGCTTACCTGCAGTACCGTCAGCAGGAGTTAAAAGAATCCAAGCGTGGTGCCTGGCGCGTTGAACCAGATAAATATCAGGAAGAACTACAAAAGGTCAAAGCCTACATCGCTCTCAATAATGTTTACGGCGTGGATTTAAACCCCACCGCCGTTGAACTCGGTAAACTCTCCCTGTGGCTCAATGTGATTCATAAAGATATGCAAACACCTTTCTTTGGTCATCGTCTCGGTACGGGTAACGCCGTTGTCGGTTCCTGGCTCAAAGTCTATCGAGAAAGTGAGATTAAAGAAGAATTCCCTACTACAGGAACACCTGCAGCGCGTAAAAAGCCGATCAAAAAAGAATGGTGGGATACAGAGCCTAAACACCTAAGTTTTAGTGGTAAAGGTATTCGCCGTCGAGAAGATCAGATCTACCACTTCCTCTTGCCGGATAAAGGCATGGTTCCTTCAGCTGGTATCAAGCTCCTCAAAGCTGAGTATAAAGACGAGTGTACAAAGGTCACGGATTGGAAAAAGGAATTCATCAAACCGCTTGATGCTGATGAATTAGTCAAGGTAAAAAAGATTTCCGCCAAAATCGACGCATTGCTGGAAAAGCATTACGAACACCAGCAGCGTATTAACGGCCTCACGAGCGGGAAGCTTACCGTCTTTGGTATCGACGCACCAGAACTCGGTTTAGAAAACTATGCTGAAAAAGAGCGCTTAGCAGCTCAGCGTTTAGAAGAAGATGCTCCATACCTCAAACTTAAACTCATTATGGATTACTGGTGCAGTCTTTGGTTCTGGGATGTGCGTGATGCTAATAACCTACCAAGGCGTCAACAGTGGTATGAAGATTTAATGTCTATCATCAATCACGATAACAGAGATGACGAAGGTAAATCGCTTCTTAATAACTACCGATTAAAGCAAGTTACTTCTTATACTCAAAACTACCGCTTCTTCCATTATCAGTTGGAATTTATTGAAGTCTTTAGAGAGCGCAATGGTTTTGATGTTGCCGTTGGTAACCCTCCTTGGTTAAAAGTTACCTTTGAAGAAAAAGGTTTAATGAGTGAAACCTTCCCAGAATTAGAAATACGGAAAACGACAGCTCCTCAAGCTAGAAAAATGCAACAAGAATTCCTTGGCCTGGGAAAACAAAAAAAATCTTACTATGAAGAGGTAATTGAAATAGAGTCTTCTGCAGCTTTCATGAATGGGGTTCAAAACTACCCATTACTTAAGGGGCAGCAAACAAACCTCTATAAGTGCATACTTGAAAATGGATTCCATTGGATATCCCAAAGCGGATTTTTAGGATTGGTTCATCCTGAAGGAATTTATGATGACCCCAAGGGCTTACCTTTGCGTAAAGAAGTTTATCAACGATTGATGTATCATTTTCAATTCAAGAACTCCTTAATGCTATTTTCTGAAATTCGAGACCAAAAACTTTACAGTATAAATATTTACAAAGGAAAATGTAGTTCGGTTAATTTCTGCTCGATCAACAATTTATTTCACCCTGTTTCTATTGATTTGTCGTTTGTTCATGATGGTAAAGGAGAGTGCCCAGCATTGAAGGTTTTTGATAAAACCACTCAAAAATATATTTGGGACCTTCGTGGACATAAGGATAGGATAGTTTTCTTTAATAAAGAAACACTAGCAGTAATTAGCCAAATGCTTGAAAATTCTAATCAGTGGGAGACTACTAAGCTACCAAGCCTACACAGCTCAAAAGTACTACAAGTCGCTGCAAAAATAAGCCATTACCCTACACGATTATCTAATGCAGAATGTGTAATTAGGGAAGGGTGGCATGAGACAAACGATGTTGATAAAGGGCTAATTTCTAGAAACACAAAAAATCCAGATTATCAAAAATATGAAATGATATACAGTGGGCCGCATATTTTTACATCTACGTCGTTTTATAAAACACCAAGAGCTCAATGTACAGAAAAAGGTCACTATGATGTTGTTGATTTATGCTGTATTGACAAAAACTATCTTCCCAGGACAAACTACATACCGTTAACCCCTATTTCTAAACTCAAAGAAATGATCGTTTTTGACAAGAAACCTTGGGTCGATTTCTATAAACTAGCATTTAGGAAAATGCTCAATCATACAGCGGACAGGACATTAAACGGGGCATTAATCCCGTCTAAATCGACGCATGTTAATGGTGTGGTTTCTATTGTCTTCAAAAACCCAAATGAATTAGTTGAATCTTTTGGAATATCTTGCTCAATCCTAAATGATTTCATAGTTAAAGCAACAGGAAGTTCAAACTTAACAGAAAGTAAAATTAAATTCTTCCCCTTTGGTGTTCCCTACCTTTATAAGAATGAATTAGTCTCAAGATCCTTGCTTCTTTCATGCTTAACCACTCAATATACAGATTTAGTTAAAGGTTTAAATCATGAATACGGGCCAGTAAAATGGTCAAAAAATGATGCTCGATTGCAGTTTAGAGAAATTTTTTCGAGTGAATCTTTTATTGAAAATGCACTGAGAGTTCCATTCGAAAGAAGACAAGCATTGCTTGAAATAGACGTTATTGTGGCAATGGCAATGGGATTGAACTTAAATGAGCTATTAACTCTATATAAAATAGAATTCCCAAAGTTTAAGGAATATGATAGTGACACTATATATGATTCAAAAGGGCAAATAGTCTACACTCCTAACAATCAAGGATTAGTAGGTGTTGGTGTTGACTCAAGTTCTGTGAGCGAACTCCTTCTTTTGAAGAAAGGTGAGACCTACGAGCACACCATAGAGAAGAGTGAACTCTACCTCGGCAAAAAAGTGATCTACCACGCGCCCTTCGACAAGTGTGACCGCGTCGAAGACTACAAAACCGCCTGGACCCACTTCGAAAAAGTCTTTGGAGAAGCTGATGAGTGA
- a CDS encoding helix-turn-helix domain-containing protein, whose product MEDRWLSVKEIAVYLDVRTETVYRWLGSDEKNMPGHKVGRHWKFKKDEVDRWVKKGGSAE is encoded by the coding sequence GTGGAAGACCGATGGTTATCAGTCAAAGAAATTGCTGTTTATTTGGATGTGCGCACTGAGACCGTCTACCGCTGGCTCGGCTCCGATGAAAAGAATATGCCTGGGCATAAAGTTGGGCGTCACTGGAAGTTCAAAAAGGATGAAGTGGATCGCTGGGTTAAAAAAGGTGGATCAGCAGAATAG